The nucleotide window acatctagacaacctgagctattttgcaaagacaaGCGTGAAAGAGTTTCACTCAGTCTGGATGAAAAGTATTTGTTGATGTCAGTCTTGAAGTCTTGCCGCGGAGTCTCGCCTGACTTTAGGTCTGGACGTTGATTCAAATGAACTGATTATTCGCTGGTCCCGCATgaccctgctgaagaaaataacaaccccacaggatgatgctgctaccaccgTGTTTGCTAAtttttcacagataaaatcCCAGTTAAACACATGAAAGTTTGTAGATGTAGCAAGACAAATGAGAAAAGGTTCAGTAGGTATGGATAATATTGAGATGCACTGTATATTATGAActctattattttatttgtgatttaaCAAACATCTACACGTGCTGTAGGCTGATACAGAAATTAGTTTTAATGCTTGTACTTTCCAAACATAACTGATTTCACCGTCTTCTTTCAGAAtaagaaaaactgtttaaatgatCAGATActctgaacagaaaaaaaggaaataaaatcctAATCATCCTACCAATTTGTAATTACTGCCACACAAAGTAAATCCTTTTTTGCTTTAGACAGgcggtgtaaaaaaaattaattcaacaCAGATCAGCGTCAATCCTACTTgcgatgtgtttaataataCAAAATCCCGTCCTACAGGTCCAGATGTTTCTTAAGAAACAAAATGTCAGTAGAGCTTCAAGTCTCCAGTGACACCGTCAACCAGATCGGCTGGACCAGGACCAATTCCCAGCACGGTGCGAGAGCCAGGCGCAATTTGTGTCCTCCCTGCATCTTGAATCAGGCTGACAGTGAGTCCCGCCTCTCTGGCTCGGCCCAGCAGATCTATCAGGGTGTCCTCGTCGGGGGCCTTCACCACCACCTTGGGCTGGCCGCAGTACTCCCACTGTTTGAGCAGCTCGGGGTTCCTGCGTTGCACCTGTTTGTAAGCGCTTACTGCAGCGTGGGAGCACTGGGCTGCCACCTTCCCTTTGCCCATCTTTAGGTCATTCCGGACCACCAGAACCATCTTGAACTCCCCCCCTTCACCCATCACGACGGCCTCCCCGCTGCCATTGCCCACCGCTTTCACCAGGGTCTTGGAAGTGGCGCCAAGGCGTGTCCGGAGGTGCCAGCCAAGGAAGAGTCCGCAGGCCAGTCCGGTGACAACCCCCAAGCCCAGGGGACCGGATAACACATCCATACCGTCTGTTACACCTGCAAACATGTACAGAAGTATACAGCACACTCACTTTCTGTCAGTCCCATCACTTTGGTCTGGTTTAGACTGGAAATAATAAGCGGTTTAATTTAATCTCCCAAATCAACTCTTGGTTGAGTTTTTACTTCATGGAGGCAATTACACGAATTAACTCCAAAGACAAGCAGAGCAAGCAATACGAGCATCCAGGTGGGACATAACTGACCCAATCAACCCCGATCAAGGGATTTCCTCCTGATCCTAGCGAGCAGAGCCTTAATGACCATGTCAGTTATTGTTTCACAAGAACGCATTCAAATATAATTACTGTTCAAATGATAAGGGACTCTGTCTCTTAAATAATAGTAATACAAAAAACCGACATAGCCGAGCTAAACCCTGTTAAACTACGACTGGTACCGCATATAGTGGTACTGTGAATGAAACGGTTCATCACGACTGGTTGAAGGTAGACTTTCTGGTTTCTTTGGTTCAGTTCATCATCTGCGAAAAAATCAAACTTGTTCAAGGCTTGGGGCGTTCCCTGATCGCGGGCTGAAGAATCAGAAAGTGGTGTGCCAACCTGGCTGCTAGTTAGCTTGCTTCAGGTAGCTTCCCGGCAGCATTCTCTCACCTCGGAGCGCATTACAGAGATTTAAAGCAACAACCGTGTGCGGTCAGCCCAGCAGGACTTATTTAGATGGATAACGCTTCATACCTGCAACTCTCTGGGGCTTGCAAAGCATGGAAGAAGTTTCATCACGGAGTGAGagggttcttcttcttcttcttctttatgttttttttctggcggttggcaaacaacagaTAGATGCATTTCCGCCATCTACTGGAATGGAGTGTGGACCGAAATGACTCAGGAATTAAATTCTATTAtacaaatgtgttatttttagaTATCGAAATACTATACTGTAAATGTTACTATCTGAAtaacttttaaataattcaaataaatctaatttaacttttagtttACTTAAATTTTGAATGAATTGCTGTCTCTCCTCCTCATATTTATTACAGTACAACATCACGTGTTCAACTGTTTCATCTACcccacaatattcacatttaccATTCCTATGTTTGCCTAAAATAAACAGAGTACTATTTAATCCAGTGTGACCAAACCTCAATcgaaaaataattgtttcttctcttcttgttctttctgttcttctcatttttctaattttcttttgaattttataaaaccaacGTCCTTTATTTCCTTTCTCCCATTCCTTTTGCCATTTAttcttaattttctgtttaattaacattttaaattcagatttactaaaattaataattaaatccactgatacatttttaacagcTTCTTTTGCTGCCTTATCTACTTGTTAATTTCCTTTAATTCCATAAAGTGCCGGTAtccataaacattttttaattaaacccaTTATATTTATACTATATAGTGTCTGTtgaatttctattaaaatatctggCCTGCTTTCTGAGTGATTATACTGCAAACTAATTAAGGATGAACtagaatctgaacatatgactgATCTTATTGGCTTAACTTCTTCAACCCATTGAACAGCTAATAATATTGCAATAATTTCTCCTGTATAAACTGAAAGTCCATCATTTATTCTTTTCCTAATTTCCTTTTCCTAAGGCTACTCCTATttgatttattatatttttagagGCATCTGTATAAATTTTTACATAcgtataatatttattaatatattcctgtACTATATAAGAGTTTAGTATGAATTCCTTatcctttcttcttttcaaagtaaaatctaCCCTATCATCTGGAATTATCCATGGTTGTATAACTGATAATGGAACTGTTTGACTTATACTAATCTGATCCATTTtgaattctgttattttttcctgCACAGTCCAACCCAAACTTCTAAAAtcttttacttctttttccCAACAGGGTTTTATTACTTGCAGAGTTGGATGATCCTTTCTGTGACCTTCTGCGTTTAACCCAtctccttggggagcagtgggctgccactgtgcggcgcctggctgagcaatctggggttaagggtcttgctcaggg belongs to Fundulus heteroclitus isolate FHET01 chromosome 11, MU-UCD_Fhet_4.1, whole genome shotgun sequence and includes:
- the ptrh2 gene encoding peptidyl-tRNA hydrolase 2, mitochondrial isoform X2, whose amino-acid sequence is MDVLSGPLGLGVVTGLACGLFLGWHLRTRLGATSKTLVKAVGNGSGEAVVMGEGGEFKMVLVVRNDLKMGKGKVAAQCSHAAVSAYKQVQRRNPELLKQWEYCGQPKVVVKAPDEDTLIDLLGRAREAGLTVSLIQDAGRTQIAPGSRTVLGIGPGPADLVDGVTGDLKLY
- the ptrh2 gene encoding peptidyl-tRNA hydrolase 2, mitochondrial isoform X1 is translated as MLCKPQRVAGVTDGMDVLSGPLGLGVVTGLACGLFLGWHLRTRLGATSKTLVKAVGNGSGEAVVMGEGGEFKMVLVVRNDLKMGKGKVAAQCSHAAVSAYKQVQRRNPELLKQWEYCGQPKVVVKAPDEDTLIDLLGRAREAGLTVSLIQDAGRTQIAPGSRTVLGIGPGPADLVDGVTGDLKLY